The window AATAATGGGCAATTTCGGATGCAACCATGTTGTTATCTTAGATTAATCTTCCTGGAACAAAAGCACTTTGTGAtggaaaaataatttatgacaaAATCCATTTCAGACGGTTGGTAATCACTTTAAAGTAGACTTTATAAATTACATTGCATAAGCTAATTGGGCACACTTGTGTCATCACAGTAGGATCTTTGTTCTTAAGAATTAAAGTGACATGAGTGTAATTTATTTTCCGCAACATAACTCCGAAAGATAATAATGATCTTACCACATTGTAAACGTCCTCGCCAACAATTGCCCAATGCTTTTGATAGAAACATGGAGACATTCCACCCGGTCCTGGAGCTTTCATGATGCATTTTGAAACAAAGCAAACTTTATCTCCTCATTAGAAAATGGAAGGAGGAGTTCCACATTCATACTCTCTGATACTCGTGGTGCAACATTTTCCATTATTTCGTCACACACTGTAGGTCCTTGAGAATCTTGAGAATCAAATAATTTCGAAAAGTAATTCACAATTACCTCCTCCACACCTGCTTTATCCTCTTTCCACACACCTTCCTCGTCAGACAATCCATATAAGCAATTAGCCATTTGTCTTCGATTTTCTTTTTGATGAAAAAATCAAGTATTTTGGTCCCCAAGCTTTAGCAGTTTTCCTTCGATCGTTGTCTCCAAAACACTTCCTCCTATTCAAGTAACGAGTGGAATTTTGTATACAAATCACAATGTTGTGCAATTGTGGTTTCCATAAATGGTTGCCTAACTAAAGTATTCAACTGATCCTCTGTTGCTTTGATGTCCCTTGGAAGTGTACGTTTTGAGTTCTTAGCCCACTGGAGTAATTGGACTCTTGTTGATTTAACCTTTTCTGTAACCTGATACATTGGGGATCCATTGAAAGTTGCTGCCCACCCTCTGTTTTTATCGCCTCTACACACCCTTCTTTCATATTCCACCCTTCATATCTAAATAACTTTTTGTGTCGTTCTTCATTTCTTCCCAGCCAATCAACTAAGATAGGAACATGGTTTGATGATGTAGGATTTAGATGCACAACACGATATCTGGGGAACAGGTTAAGCCATTTCTGGTTAGCCATTGCTCGGTCCAATCTTACTTTTATACCTCAACCGCGTGTCATTGCCCAAGTAAATTTGTATCTAGTTAAATCCAAATCTGTAAGTTGGCAAGTTCCCAATGCATTACGAAATCCCTCCATTTGTCTATCGCTTCTCAAGTCTCCCCCTTCATGTTCATTCATATATAAACTTCATTAAAATCCCCCACACAACACCAAGGTAGAGTCGAGTTCGTATACAatcattcaaaaccatgatttaTGGCGATCACTCCCCGCTGAAAAACCATAGAAGAATGTCAATCTCCAATGCTCTCTATCTCCCAATCCACTACTTCTAAGCCTATATGGTTAAGAGAATACGTTTGCAGTGAAAGATTGGCCTTCTCATTCCACACCACACATAAACCTCACAAACATCCTTTACTAGGTACcgtaaaaataaaatcaaacttTAATTGTGATTTTAATTTCTCCATGTACTCCACTGAGCTTTTTGTTTCACATAGAAAAATCACATTGGGATCTTTTGAGAAAACTAGTATCTTCAGTGCATGAATTGCTAGGTGGTTCCCAAGCCCCAGGTAATTCCGGCTTACACAACTCATTGGTGTTGGCGAAGCTAATACTCGTCAGCCTCCGTCGTTGTAGAATTCATATAAGAATACAACACAAACCTTCGCTTGGGTTCATGCCTATTACAATTATCACCTACTTCTTGTTCACTTCTCTTCCCCAACTCAGGGAGTTTCCGTTGTGCTCTTCTTTGTCTCCTTCGAGCAATGTATGTAGTACCCTACCCAGTCTATTTCTTCTTTGTTCATGTGCCTGACTGTCATATATAAAAAGGGGCCAAATTAAAAGGTTTGGATCCTAACGACCATTCAGTTATGTCCTCTCCCAAAACTTGTTATCCCCATTGCCCTTGTCGTGTTCCTATCCCTGCCTCATGTACAAAGACAACcttttctagttctattcctGATTGCATTTGGTTGGGCTCTTTTCTTGAGCCTCTAATAACGATCATAGTCCCACGCCTAGGTTGAACTCGGTCTTGGTCCAGCATAACAACATCTTTAATAGGGAGGTGTAAATGCTCCCCTTGAATTTGCATTCCAAAAATCATAATGTTGTTGTGAAGGTCCAAAGATTATGGCATAATTGTGCTCCTTCTTTCCTCGTCATTATTGCATTGACTCTGACATAAAATAGGTGCAGCCTCATAAGGAATGATTGCAGTGGAATTATCAGTTACATCCAAAAACGGTGCCAAATCATTAAGGTTAGGTATGAATGGCCttaattgtcggttatgtgcatCATCATCGTGTTATAACCCCCAACCATATTCATTCACGGAATTTTCGTCCGTTGTCCGGTCATCTCGATGCCCCCCCCACACCACTTCTGGAATTTGCACTGTAACTTCATCTTCCTTCTGCATTCCATCGACCTCTATAGAATTCGAAACTCTCATGGACCATCTAGGCTCAGACCAAAGCATTTCCTTGATGGTTTTCTATATTCAGGGGATAAAACATCATCTTGGAACCATCTACCATAAAGCTTAGCTTTATCATCATcattttttccacaaaatttCTCACACTGGTCCTCAATATGGTctattgatgcgaaatatataagcacacaaattaaaccctctttttatcaaatgtagtaaagtatgtaagtagggatcgttctaggccggggattaggagggattgctaaatcacttggaaactaacttgaaaacgtaaaaacaaagtttaaaacactaaactagactcaaagaatgcaaaactatactttaaaacactaaaacaaaccaaaagactcaaaacagcacctaaacactcaaaactgccttaaaaacacaatctgggcagttttgaacactaaggaagaatttgaacgaaaatatgttataacttgactcaagtcacttaaaaacacaaactaaattgatttctaactaatatgactcaacaaaataaagagggattgattttagacgaatttgaaaacaaaacaagaactttgtaaaacaaaataggTTTTAAAACGAGATTGATCAAATTGAATGGATgagaagctagctaaggggttcttctccacacatgttatacttgcatacaaaatgatttccaattgctcttcgacaaaccatgaatactcaacgccccaaattaaccgtgaattgcactaattaaccctcagtttttccacaagttattaggttggatgattgcatacgacaacccaaaacattccctacaagttccctacatgaattgcataatagagatacacgcaagaatcattaagttctatgaaaaacataagcattgatgaggcactcgttactatgaattgcatgaaacttatgccaagaatttacttaacacgattgtgatcaacaacctttactacttatgaatataagttcataacgattaggtgaaacttccttatatcctagcatcaaacttatgcatgaaaattaagcgtgcactctcaaccaacatacacaaattagttttaattcatagagataagtaaattaaattcacaattcattaaacgcaattggaagtaatcaaatcatatagcaagcataaacatggttttgaatccccccctagccaaggggggtttagttcctcatactcgcaattacacaaagataacttaatttaaacattgaaatcaaagatagaaaacacctagaaacgctccaacactcccaaggcttatgcataggcacggcacaagatgttccttctctttccttccttgcaagcagcggcactagaggttttggacggttttgggtggtttttatggtgtagaatggatggggaatggtatggaaaggtttaggattgatgggtggtgtggctaggggtggtttttggctgaaattagagagaatggtggtgggaagTTTCGGCCAAAGCAAGGAGAAAATCTGTtttgttgatgaatatgggaggtggtatttataggcttgagagagaaccactccatttcctttgcatgtgcagcttgtgtgggtgtgtgttgtcatgtttcccctttacattgacacacacatgcttcatcatttcaaccacaaaacacacacattttctgccatattttcctttacatttacacacacatgcttcatcatttcaaccacaaaacacacacaattcctacccatgtgtgtgtgtttcctttgcccatgtgtgtgtgtttttcctttgcatttgtagacacatgttcttcattatttcagccaacaatccacccattttctgcccatgtgtgtgtgtttcctttgcccatgtgttgcctttctctttttattagccaaatctgcttagcccttttctgacctttcagtgttacaatgcccataacttcttctagaaaaatgagattaacaatccgtaaattgatccagaaaatagacatccgtagctttccacgcatataaggctcattctctcattcattttgagctgtttgtaacatgcttccaaagttagataatctgcacaggcagttttgacgaatttgttacttaataattcacttgtgctacttttcttttctttgcttgataaatcacacaaaacacaaaaacatagtaaatagctcaaaaatataaggaactaactaagaaaagacaagtgaattttatgtaaaatatatataaatatgagcttatcatctATCATCCCATAGAGAAAGCACTTAGGGGTAGATTTTCATAACGAACATCGACCGTCACCATAGAGACATCAATTTGAACAGCCACACACCATCGCAAAGGCTTAAAAACATTAATACGAATTCTGATTCTGAGAATACTCCCATATTACTCATTCTTTCGACTTTGGTTTGATAAAATGTGGTTGTCAAGAAGTTTACCCATTTATCTCGTCGTGTAACAAATCGAAAGTCCTTTAATTTGAACACAAAAGTCCTGATAGGATAATAGCACATTTGATGGTTGTGTTCCATTATCTGCCTTTTCCAGTACCAATAAATATTGCTTatcattgataggagcatatttatgcgccttagttagctagttcttgtgcatttaagttgtttttccttaagtaaagtagtcttttaagctagttttatgtattttcaggttttaagggcaaagtatgcaaagtggTGCATTTTGGAACCTTTTGGAGCACAATTGAGCTTGGATTGGACATCACATACTTGGAGCCAaaagaatggacgaaattgaagatttgaagatgatgattcctacttgaacaaggtttcctagttgaagtaggaaaatgCTTAATtaaagatggaatcctagttgacaaaggattcctagttgaagaaggtttcctagttgaagtgggattcctagaagattgaaaattcctactcaaacaaggtttcctacttgaagtaggaaagttaaacctCAATGGCctcaagtttcagcaacaaagaagttttccaagtccaagaaggaaaaggaatccaagaagaagaaggattgaTCAAGTCAAGCTTTCCTATTCCTATTATGCAAAGGTTTCAACTACAAAGAGTAGTCCTAAACACTTTAGGACACCTTAACCTTATTCTAGAAGGATGCCGCACCTATTTCAGCAAGGGAACCCTTTTCCTTGCATGACAAGACCTTCTAGATGCCTTATCCCTTCacacacatccttgccgtgccTATCCCTTCTAGAAGACCctagttccttgccttgcaaggttttctagaagccttagcaTTCCAGCCGCACCTTGTAGACCTTTTCCCTTGTGGATTTTGATTTctaagcctttttccttgtggatttggattctacaagtccatatctgattaccctagggttttaagtgcctatatatactctcatTCACCCCTTGGCCGAATGACCACCCCCTAtattcacaattcacatcagAAAACTCATCCCAtcctttgccgcagccatcaCTCATCATCCACCATAATTCCTGAACCTcaaacacctttgccgcaccttccATTCCCCCTAAACACTAATATACCATCTCCTACCCATTCATCCATACAAATAACCCCTAGAACCTGACCTTAGACCTTGTGCCGCAGTAAAGATGAGGAGGAGAAGCTTggacgtgcatgccattcaattGTGGAGTGCTGGACGTTTTAGGTGttgtctttcctttgatttcaatgtttaaatttatttgtctttgctttgtgcgtatgaggaactaaaccccccttggctggggggggattcgaaaccatgtttatgcttgctatatgatttgattacttctaattgcgtttcataagttgtgaattcgatttacttatctatatgaattaaaactaatttgtgtgtgtgggttgagagtgcactcttaattttcatgcataagtttgatgctaggatataagagagtttcacctaatcgttatgaacttatattcgaaagtagtaaaggttgttgatcacaatcgtgttaagtaaattcttggcataagtttcatgcaattcatagtaacaagtgcctcgccaatgcttatgattttcatagaacttaatgatctttgcttgtatctttgttatgcaattcatgcagggaacttgtgaggaatgctttgggttgtcgtatgcaattcatccaattcaataactttaggaaaatctgagggttaattagtgcaattcacggttaatctggggcattgggaattcatggtttattgagaagcaattggaaatcatttcgtatgcaagtgtgacatgtgtagagaagaaccccttagctagctttccatccattcactttaatcaaattcgttttagaatctattcaatttacaaagttttgtttttgttttcaattttcgtcaaaaccaattccccatttattttgaagtgttagattagctagaaatcaatttagtttgtgtttttaagtgccttgagtcaagttataacctattttcgtccatattgtgttttgtgttcaaaactgcacagaaagtgtttttaaggcagttttgagtgtttctgggctgttttgagtcttttggtttgttttagtgttttagagtttagttttgcattctttgagtctagtttagtgttttaaactttgtttttacgttttgagtcagttttcaagtgatttagcaatcccttctaatccccggcctagaacgatccctacttacatactttgctacaattgataacaaaatggtttaatttgtgtgcttatatatttcgcatcaatcaTACAGCCatgaacccccccccccccggttgGATCACAGTCATCTCTTACTTCGTGTTAAATCCAAATGCGAAGCTATTGTTGTCCAAATCCATGATAAATACATTCGCTTTGGGTTTCCACAAGCTTCGCATTTGACGCTTGAAGTTTTCCTTGTTAAAGGGCTTTTGTGTTAACACCTTCCCCACCAAGAAAACTTTCGAAGATCTCAACGTCGACCCCTCATTCGCATCAACCACAAGTATCTATTGTTCATCTTATGTGATAGCAAATTGCCCAGAAAATTTGGAGACCATGTCTTCCATAGTACTCAGTCCCCTTGTTACCCACATGCAAGTCCACAAACAGCTCTTGAACACCTTCTCAACTAGTTGCGGTACTATCTGTCACACCATTCGTCTTCTGCTTCACCGCCTCTAAAGTTAGAGCGACCTGAGTTCATCGGCCAAAAACAGCCAACAAACTGATGCCAGCGCTCTCCTAGGGTTTCATCCTAGAAAGGCCCTTCAAGGCGTACATGATGAATTTTTGACGTGTAGATAACTAACAAAACGACAATATTATGTGAGTTAAACACACAACTATATATAATTTCCTTTTGATTACAAGATCCGAGATGATTCTGAATATTGaaattacttttaaaatgacttaaaacgattttgataaaaaaaaattttaaaaccaaTCATTAGTAAAATGTAAATAAATCTAGAAAAGCACTTATAATGTTTTTGAAACTTTTATTTTCTAAAGACATTTTCGATCATTTTAAGAACACCTTCAAACTACCCTAATTTGGTAATATGATGTCATGAATGTCATGAACCAAGTTTCGTCTTTTTTCAGGGACCATCAAATACCCGCCAAAATCCAGCAAACATAAACATCCTGCGAGACGAAATGAAGAAACCTCGGGCATTTAAACGAGTCGCCGCCAAACCCAAGAGGCCAATTCCATCCAACCGTCTCACTAATGAAGAAGACAAAACTCGGCCGATTCAATGTTCGGAATCGTTGACCGTCGCAGCGgtcaaacccaaaaaaccccaaTCTCAACCTCAAACCAAATCCGACTCATCACTCCCAATCCCAGACTTTCCTCCCGAGAAAATGACCATCTTGCCCTTCTCATTCTTCCAAATCGACGCCCTAGAGCTCGCCCCACGTTTGCTGGGCAAGTTTCTGAGGCGAGAGGATGTTGTTCTTCAGATTACTGAGGTAATTTACCCATCAATTTTGTACTGTTATGTCCTTTTCCGTTTGAAATTAGTTTGTCAActttctgtttgtttcccgagaaaatgaaggaaatcGCAGTTGTGTGACTGAGCTGAAGAGCTTCCAAGTCCGAAAACGAGTTCACGTTGTGTCTCAAATGCTGAAATTTCCTGTCGTTTTCGaataaaatgcataaatcaaaATGGTTGACATAATGATTTGTAATCATGAcgagagtttaattgattttgcATTGGTGACAGGTAGAAGCTTATAGGCCAAATGATTCGGTTTGTCATGGTCGATTTGGCATAACTGCAAGAACAGCCCCCGTTGTGAGACGCTGCTCCCTTTATCGgttttgttctgtttttcttCGCGTTTTGTGATCTCAAAATGTAGATAAATATCGAAAAACATGAGCTCAAATTAATGTATTGTGGTTTGGATACAGTTTGGACCTGGAGGGCATGCGTATGTTTATCTTTGCTACGGCCTCCATACAATGCTGAATGTTGTTGCTGACAAGGAGGGGGTTGGGGCTGCTGTCCTAATACGTTCTTGCGCTCCAGTTAGTGGTAAATTTTCATAGAGATAGCCGTAATACCCTAACGATCACTTACTAGAGTTATCCTTATGTTTACCCTTTCATTGCATGTAATTTGTGCCGTTCTGTGAATTGAAAGCGAAGGTCTTATCCTGCTAACCAACCATCGTTATGATTATATGAAACCGATACCAGATTTTTTTAAATGgatctagtttttttttatttttttctagttTTAAAACTAGTGTTCAAGTTTTGGAGTATGTTGGGAATATGGGAGGTCAGTTGAGCAATataattttgagaaaagaaaCCGAAATAACGGGGGTGGGGAAACCATATGAGTGAGGTGAGCATTTTGGAGTGGTAACAAAAGTTCTTTTAATGCAGTCATGTGTGCTTCTTTGCTTTGGAAGAGAAATAACTTTAGGCGGTGTTAGGTGAAAGAATTGGACTTGAACTGCAAGTGAAGAGCTAGTAGCTTCCAAAGACTGCTGATTACTGTTTGAGATGGTATGGATTAGCATAGTTTTCCAAATGTTTACTGATAAGGGAGAGAACAATGTGCTGACCATCTTTCTTATATAGATGTCAGCTCTTCAACAACCTTCATTCCAACCCGAAACTTTTTAGAGGGACAAAAAAGGAGCGAGCTCTAGCATACTGCAAACTTCTTTTACTGGCAATGTGTATGACAAAGTTGTTTACGAAGGTAGTGAAAAGAATATGGgataagagagagaaaagattTTTAGTTTCTCTGATTCAcgtttttatttcaaattctcTCTACTTTCTGGTGGGGAAAAAATGGCTCTTTTGTTTGTCGTCGTTTTTCTCTACATTTAACTATCTCATAACCAAGTGAAAAGAGATtcatctctccctctttcttctctttatccatTTCTCTCGATGAATGCTATTCACAGAAATAATGAAAGTCATTACAGGATTGGAGACCATTCAGCAGCGTCGAGGTCAGAAAACTGATAAACCCGTGCTCCTTAATGGACCTGGAAAGGTCAGCATCGTTTTCCTTAAAATCTGTGTTAAGTTCCAATGCAATCTTCTGTTGGCACAAATTTTGTATTAGTGGTCGATGGTATACTTTGTTTTTGGATGGTTAGTGTAGGTGCTGTTGATTTTACCAAAACAGAAACCTATAAATTTTAACAACCTGCCTCATATGCAAATGTGCGACTATCTTTGTATCAAAATAGGCTGATGAGCATAAATATATTTCAATATAAATTAAAACATTTATAGTTGTTCTTACTCTCGGAGAAACTGATACACTTCTCTGAATTCCGTGTGCCATTCTTTGTGTTAGCGGTTTTTGAATTGTTAAGGTCTATATTTTTGTGTTCAGATTGGTCAAGCGCTGGGACTTTCTACCGAGTGGTCAAGCCATCCCCTTTATACTCCAGGTACGTATGGTTGGCTCTCACTCCTTCAtctataaatctaaacaaactTGTTTAATTCTGAGATAAATGAATGGGTCTGGCTAGATGGTCTGGAGATCTTAGATGGTCCGGAGCCCGAAAAGATGCTGGTTGGTCCGCGTGTGGGAATTGATTACGCTTCACCTGAGCATGTCAATGCATTGTGGAGATTTGCAGTTGCAGGTACCTCTTGGATTAGTGCTCCTAAAAACACCCTCAGGCCACCTGAATCTTAACTTATGTTTCATGAAACTGTACAAAATGTCGATACGTAAACTTATCCCTGATCATGCATATGGCCGCTTTGGTAATCCGGTGTCCCTTTCAGATATGTGAAcctgaaattttttttgtaaacaaCACAACCCTCGCCAAGTGAGTGCCTGGTTGGCTTGGGTCGTCCTTTTAATGTTTGTTGGAAAGGTCTATTAGCCATGATTGTTCGTAATAGTGTTTGCATTATGTTTACAGTTTAACTGACTGACGTCTAACCTACACGGGAACTCAGTATATTGATTCATTGCAAGGATTCTGTACCATattgcttgtttttttttttttttttttttttttttttggcaaatatTGCTTGTTTATAATCTAAGAGAGAATTTACAAACCAACGAGAAATGAACGAGTGAGATTTAAAAAAATAGATTCATATGTCTCTCTCATTAATGTTCCTATTTACATAAGTTACGGATTTGCCCTAATAAAATTCTTCTCTACTTTTACAGCTTATACCATTGAAACGTGTATTGTCATGTCGTGTGGTAGCAACAACTTATAAACGAGACCTATTTTGGTATGCAATATTTTAATTTCTCGATAGTTATTTAAGTTAAATTAGTTAAAAAATCTATTACAAAACAGTAGATAGAGAGATTTGAAATATCATACATGATTGTTACAAAGAAATAAATATAAGATTTACAAGTAAcaacattttaagtagttatttACGAACGTGACAAATATTCATTAAAACGATAAAAACTAAGagaaataaatattaatagCAGGAGAGAATTTCTCCAAGAATATAGGGTATGAAGTGAAATGAACAagggattttcttttttgtttcacaAACCAGTTCTTTTTTGAACTGACAGCTCACCCGGTTCAACAACggaaattgcaaaaaataaatgcaGCCCAAACAGTTGTTCCAGATCCTTCTATTCCCCAACTTTATTGGGCCTCCCCTCAAAATTCTAGACCCTTCCATTCTCCTCAGTCCTCCCCATAAGAAATCCTCCAGACCAGACTCCTTCCCCCCGCCCCgtatttctctctcctcttccatcccaaaccctctctctctctctctcctctctctctttctctctagagCTTTGAGTGTGATTCGTGATTCGATTCAATGGCGAAGTACGGCGAGGGCGACAAGCGGTGGATCGTGGAGGACAGGCCCGACGGAGCCAACGTCCACAACTGGCACTGGGCCGAGACCGACTGCCTCGGCTGGTCACGTGACCTCCTCAACAAGCTCCTCAACAACCTCACCGTCCTCGACGGCGAAGGCAACCTACACCTCAGGACCAAGACCGTCGACAAGGTCGACGGCGAAGCCTACGTCAACGTCCGGAAAGGGAAGATCATCCCGGGATACGAAATCAGCCTCAGTCTGTCGTGGGAGGGCGAGGCGAAGGACGGCGACGGGAAGTCCCTGCTGAAGGTTGACGGAGCTGTGGAGATTCCGTATATTTCGGATGAGAACGCCGACGAGGACCCGGAGGTTAAGGTTTCGGTGAAGGATGAGGGGCCAATTGGGAGGAGGATTAAGGAGGCGATGGTGGCGAAGGGGAAGCCGTTGA is drawn from Malus domestica chromosome 14, GDT2T_hap1 and contains these coding sequences:
- the LOC114820982 gene encoding DNA-3-methyladenine glycosylase isoform X1; amino-acid sequence: MKKPRAFKRVAAKPKRPIPSNRLTNEEDKTRPIQCSESLTVAAVKPKKPQSQPQTKSDSSLPIPDFPPEKMTILPFSFFQIDALELAPRLLGKFLRREDVVLQITEVEAYRPNDSVCHGRFGITARTAPVFGPGGHAYVYLCYGLHTMLNVVADKEGVGAAVLIRSCAPVSGLETIQQRRGQKTDKPVLLNGPGKIGQALGLSTEWSSHPLYTPDGLEILDGPEPEKMLVGPRVGIDYASPEHVNALWRFAVAAHPVQQRKLQKINAAQTVVPDPSIPQLYWASPQNSRPFHSPQSSP
- the LOC114820982 gene encoding DNA-3-methyladenine glycosylase isoform X3, whose translation is MKKPRAFKRVAAKPKRPIPSNRLTNEEDKTRPIQCSESLTVAAVKPKKPQSQPQTKSDSSLPIPDFPPEKMTILPFSFFQIDALELAPRLLGKFLRREDVVLQITEVEAYRPNDSVCHGRFGITARTAPVFGPGGHAYVYLCYGLHTMLNVVADKEGVGAAVLIRSCAPVSGLETIQQRRGQKTDKPVLLNGPGKIGQALGLSTEWSSHPLYTPDGLEILDGPEPEKMLVGPRVGIDYASPEHVNALWRFAVAAYTIETCIVMSCGSNNL
- the LOC114820982 gene encoding DNA-3-methyladenine glycosylase isoform X2 translates to MKKPRAFKRVAAKPKRPIPSNRLTNEEDKTRPIQCSESLTVAAVKPKKPQSQPQTKSDSSLPIPDFPPEKMTILPFSFFQIDALELAPRLLGKFLRREDVVLQITEVEAYRPNDSVCHGRFGITARTAPVFGPGGHAYVYLCYGLHTMLNVVADKEGVGAAVLIRSCAPVSGLETIQQRRGQKTDKPVLLNGPGKIGQALGLSTEWSSHPLYTPDGLEILDGPEPEKMLVGPRVGIDYASPEHVNALWRFAVAGTSWISAPKNTLRPPES